The following proteins come from a genomic window of Ilumatobacter coccineus YM16-304:
- a CDS encoding helical backbone metal receptor, with the protein MTRVVSLVPSSTETLLALGADVVACTRFCEQPSLRHVGGTKNPDIEQIIELAPDLVVLDREENRIDDHDALVVAGLDVLVSDVRSVAAGFDVVEQLAAAVGVAAPTTTRAEPVDVEARRTAFVPIWRRPWMTIASNTYGGSLLAHLGVDLVATGSDDAYPTVELDAIASQVPDLVLVPSEPYEFDDGHVGELTAALPTSAVVRVDGQDLFWWGSRTPMAIERMARALDVAHGR; encoded by the coding sequence ATGACGCGCGTCGTCAGCCTCGTCCCGTCGAGCACCGAGACGCTGCTCGCGCTCGGCGCCGACGTCGTCGCCTGCACCCGGTTCTGCGAGCAGCCGAGCCTCCGCCACGTCGGGGGCACCAAGAATCCCGACATCGAGCAGATCATCGAACTCGCACCCGACCTGGTCGTGCTCGACCGTGAAGAGAACCGGATCGACGATCACGACGCGCTGGTCGTCGCCGGACTCGACGTGCTGGTGTCCGACGTGCGTTCGGTCGCGGCCGGGTTCGACGTGGTCGAGCAACTCGCCGCCGCCGTGGGCGTGGCCGCGCCGACGACGACACGTGCTGAGCCGGTCGACGTCGAGGCCAGGCGCACGGCGTTCGTTCCCATCTGGCGGCGACCGTGGATGACGATCGCTTCGAACACCTACGGCGGCTCGCTGCTCGCGCACCTCGGTGTCGATCTCGTCGCCACCGGTTCCGACGACGCGTATCCGACGGTCGAACTCGACGCGATCGCGTCGCAGGTTCCCGACCTGGTGCTGGTGCCGAGTGAGCCGTACGAGTTCGACGACGGCCACGTCGGCGAGTTGACCGCGGCGCTTCCCACGAGCGCCGTCGTGCGCGTCGACGGCCAGGACCTGTTCTGGTGGGGGAGTCGTACGCCGATGGCCATCGAACGGATGGCGCGAGCGCTCGACGTCGCACACGGTCGCTGA
- a CDS encoding alpha/beta fold hydrolase, translating to MPRAALSSGIEIEYEAYGNPGDPTLLLVSGYTSQMLGWDVGLVEHFVAQGLHVVRYDNRDVGLSSKLDGQKVTPMKVLRATLDGAPVPEVPYTLSEMAADGIGLLDHLGVDRAHVAGMSMGGMIVQTMAIEHPERIASLVSVMSSIGDQRVGKPTTEAREALLAPPPRERSAYIESALRAKTWASKRHFDADAVRARAAAEYDRCFYPEGATRQLAAIYASGDRTEALARLDVPTMVIHGRDDTLITPSGGERTAELIPGSRYVLLADMGHDMPRPLWAVYAELVGGHIRVATAA from the coding sequence ATGCCACGGGCTGCGTTGTCTTCCGGAATCGAGATCGAGTACGAGGCGTACGGCAACCCGGGCGACCCGACACTGCTGCTGGTGAGCGGCTACACGTCGCAGATGCTGGGTTGGGACGTCGGCCTCGTCGAACACTTCGTCGCCCAGGGCCTGCACGTCGTGCGCTACGACAACCGCGACGTCGGTCTGTCGTCGAAACTCGACGGTCAGAAGGTCACGCCGATGAAAGTGCTGCGAGCCACGCTCGACGGCGCTCCGGTTCCGGAGGTGCCCTACACGCTGTCGGAGATGGCGGCCGACGGAATCGGCCTCCTCGACCACCTCGGCGTCGACCGGGCGCACGTCGCCGGGATGTCGATGGGCGGGATGATCGTGCAGACCATGGCGATCGAGCATCCCGAGCGAATCGCCAGCCTCGTGTCGGTCATGTCGAGCATCGGCGACCAGCGTGTCGGCAAGCCGACGACCGAAGCCCGAGAGGCGCTGCTGGCCCCACCGCCTCGCGAACGATCGGCATACATCGAGTCGGCGCTGCGCGCCAAGACCTGGGCGTCGAAGCGCCACTTCGACGCCGACGCCGTGCGCGCTCGCGCCGCCGCCGAGTACGACCGTTGCTTCTATCCGGAAGGAGCGACTCGCCAGCTCGCGGCGATCTACGCCAGCGGCGATCGCACCGAGGCCCTCGCCCGACTCGACGTGCCGACCATGGTCATCCACGGACGCGACGACACGCTCATCACGCCATCGGGTGGCGAGCGCACGGCCGAGCTGATCCCCGGATCGCGGTACGTGCTGCTCGCCGACATGGGCCACGACATGCCCCGCCCGCTCTGGGCCGTCTACGCCGAACTCGTCGGCGGCCACATCCGCGTCGCCACCGCCGCCTGA
- a CDS encoding CaiB/BaiF CoA transferase family protein, translating into MPGPLHGKKIIEIAGIGPGPFAAMLLADLGAEVVRVERAGAVRGPAPDQPHGDILLRGRRNVAIDLKHPDGAAALLELVAGADALIEGFRPGVMERLGVGPDVCLERNPKLVFGRMTGWGQTGSYAQAAGHDINYIALAGALAHFGRKDGPPTPPLNMVGDFGGGGMFLALGVVAAMLEATSSGQGQVVDTAMVDGSAVLMTMFWSFKAMGMFDENHRGTNLLDTGAHFYDVYECSDGAYISLGSIEPQFYAELRRLTGLADDEQFAKQMDQSEWGPLKERLTALFLTKTRDEWCELMEHTDVCFAPVLTMSEAAEHPHNVERGTFVEHGGVTQPAPAPRFSRTEATVDGLPAWPGQHTRDVFAEWGVDGTAIDSMLESGAIKHAE; encoded by the coding sequence ATGCCAGGACCACTCCACGGTAAGAAGATCATCGAGATCGCGGGCATCGGCCCCGGTCCGTTCGCCGCCATGCTGCTCGCCGACCTCGGTGCCGAAGTCGTGCGCGTCGAACGCGCCGGTGCCGTGCGCGGCCCGGCACCCGACCAGCCCCACGGCGACATCCTGCTGCGCGGTCGCCGCAACGTCGCCATCGACCTCAAGCACCCGGACGGCGCAGCGGCGCTCCTCGAACTCGTCGCCGGTGCCGACGCGCTGATCGAGGGCTTCCGCCCCGGCGTCATGGAGCGGCTCGGCGTCGGCCCCGACGTGTGCCTCGAACGCAACCCGAAGCTGGTGTTCGGTCGGATGACCGGCTGGGGCCAGACCGGTTCGTACGCGCAGGCCGCGGGGCACGACATCAACTACATCGCGCTCGCCGGTGCGCTCGCCCACTTCGGCCGCAAAGACGGCCCGCCCACGCCTCCGCTCAACATGGTGGGCGACTTCGGTGGCGGCGGCATGTTCCTCGCGCTCGGTGTCGTGGCGGCGATGCTCGAAGCCACGTCGAGCGGTCAGGGACAGGTCGTCGACACCGCGATGGTCGACGGTTCGGCCGTGTTGATGACGATGTTCTGGTCGTTCAAGGCGATGGGCATGTTCGACGAGAACCACCGCGGCACCAACCTCCTCGACACCGGCGCCCACTTCTACGACGTGTACGAGTGCAGCGACGGGGCCTACATCTCGCTCGGATCGATCGAGCCGCAGTTCTACGCAGAACTCCGTCGCCTCACCGGCCTCGCCGACGACGAACAGTTCGCGAAGCAGATGGACCAGTCCGAATGGGGTCCGCTCAAAGAACGCCTGACCGCACTGTTCCTCACGAAGACCCGTGACGAGTGGTGCGAGCTCATGGAGCACACCGACGTGTGCTTCGCCCCGGTGCTCACCATGAGCGAGGCCGCCGAACACCCGCACAACGTCGAGCGCGGCACGTTCGTCGAACACGGGGGAGTGACGCAGCCGGCACCGGCACCGCGCTTCAGCCGAACCGAAGCGACCGTCGACGGATTGCCGGCCTGGCCCGGTCAGCACACCCGTGACGTGTTCGCCGAGTGGGGCGTCGACGGTACGGCCATCGACTCGATGCTGGAGTCGGGTGCCATCAAGCACGCGGAGTGA
- a CDS encoding PIG-L family deacetylase, producing the protein MSTLVCLHAHPDDEAISTGGTMARAAAEGHRVVLVVATNGDFGEVPDDLAEGETLADRRRVETERSADALGIHRVAWLGYSDSGMTGWEQNANADSFHQADLDEAAGRLADILREEDADVLTCYDWHGTYGHPDHIKVHTVGRRAAEMVPGLRVLEATANRDAMVAMITAARESGEAPEGDGAGLDFDPAGPADDGNPFGEPESALTLCVDVVDYIDQKRAALGAHRSQITDSSFFMEMPPEVFAMSFGKEWFIEHDAQPPYRVGWIFDTPDA; encoded by the coding sequence ATGTCGACGCTCGTCTGCCTGCACGCCCACCCCGACGACGAGGCGATCTCGACCGGCGGGACGATGGCGCGAGCGGCGGCCGAAGGCCATCGCGTCGTGCTCGTCGTCGCCACCAACGGCGACTTCGGTGAGGTCCCCGACGACCTCGCCGAGGGTGAGACGCTCGCCGATCGACGGCGTGTCGAGACCGAGCGCTCCGCTGACGCGCTCGGCATCCATCGTGTCGCGTGGCTCGGCTACAGCGACTCCGGCATGACCGGCTGGGAGCAGAACGCCAACGCCGACAGCTTCCACCAGGCCGATCTCGACGAAGCGGCCGGTCGTCTCGCCGACATCCTCCGGGAGGAAGATGCCGACGTGCTCACCTGCTACGACTGGCACGGCACGTACGGGCACCCCGATCACATCAAGGTGCACACCGTCGGTCGTCGGGCCGCCGAGATGGTCCCGGGACTCCGTGTGCTCGAAGCGACAGCGAATCGCGACGCGATGGTGGCGATGATCACCGCAGCTCGCGAGTCGGGCGAGGCCCCGGAGGGCGATGGCGCGGGTCTCGACTTCGACCCCGCCGGTCCGGCCGACGACGGCAATCCGTTCGGCGAGCCCGAATCGGCGCTCACCCTCTGTGTCGACGTGGTCGACTACATCGACCAGAAGCGCGCTGCGCTCGGAGCGCATCGCAGCCAGATCACCGACTCGTCGTTCTTCATGGAGATGCCGCCCGAGGTGTTCGCCATGTCGTTCGGCAAGGAATGGTTCATCGAACACGACGCACAGCCGCCGTATCGCGTCGGGTGGATCTTCGACACTCCCGACGCCTGA
- a CDS encoding HD domain-containing protein, translating into MSGHELGEQVVVAHRDSHATVGEAHIMTREAREDLEGTLLASNGTRAVGAGNRAHEEEPDPYRTCFERDRDRILHDSAFRRLAGKTQVFVFPGDHQRNRMTHALEVAQVARSIAQALSLNVPLAEAMAIGHDCGHGPGGHASEDALSPYLPDGFDHAPWGADVTLQPLNLCAETLDGIRNHSWSLPAPQTPEGEVVSWADRIAYVCHDFEDAAAAGIVTPGMLPDIVAERCGRDRSTQLGTFVRAMITATMSTGRIGMTPDIAEALAAFRSFNYEHVYLRPASTQQADAVIALLRALVEHYADRPHAIPSATARAALGDGVPLDLIEAGSQESITAAVAYVAGMTDRYACERGLVELNWDPTKLPTAVS; encoded by the coding sequence ATGTCCGGCCACGAACTCGGCGAACAGGTCGTCGTGGCGCACCGCGACTCGCATGCGACGGTCGGCGAAGCCCACATCATGACCCGCGAGGCACGCGAAGACCTCGAGGGCACGTTGCTCGCCTCCAACGGCACGCGTGCCGTCGGCGCCGGAAACCGCGCCCACGAGGAGGAGCCCGACCCGTATCGCACCTGCTTCGAGCGCGACCGAGACCGCATCCTGCACGACTCGGCGTTCCGGCGCCTGGCCGGCAAGACCCAGGTGTTCGTGTTCCCCGGCGACCACCAGCGCAACCGCATGACCCACGCGCTCGAAGTCGCCCAGGTCGCCCGTTCGATTGCGCAGGCACTGAGCCTCAACGTGCCGCTGGCCGAGGCGATGGCGATCGGCCACGACTGCGGACACGGTCCGGGAGGGCACGCCAGCGAAGACGCGCTGTCGCCGTACCTGCCCGACGGGTTCGACCACGCACCCTGGGGCGCCGACGTCACGTTGCAGCCGCTCAACCTGTGCGCCGAGACCCTCGACGGCATTCGCAACCACTCGTGGAGCCTCCCCGCACCGCAGACCCCCGAGGGTGAAGTCGTGTCGTGGGCCGACCGCATCGCCTACGTCTGTCACGACTTCGAAGATGCCGCAGCCGCCGGCATCGTCACCCCGGGCATGCTGCCCGACATCGTCGCCGAGCGCTGCGGACGAGATCGCAGTACCCAACTCGGAACGTTCGTCCGAGCGATGATCACGGCCACCATGTCGACCGGCCGCATCGGGATGACGCCCGACATCGCCGAGGCGCTCGCCGCATTCCGCTCGTTCAACTACGAGCACGTCTATCTGCGCCCGGCGAGCACCCAGCAGGCCGACGCCGTCATCGCGCTGCTGCGGGCGCTCGTCGAGCACTACGCCGACCGGCCGCACGCCATTCCGTCGGCCACCGCTCGCGCCGCCCTCGGCGACGGCGTCCCACTCGACCTCATCGAGGCCGGTTCGCAGGAGTCGATCACCGCCGCGGTGGCCTACGTCGCCGGCATGACCGACCGCTACGCGTGCGAGCGTGGCCTGGTCGAGCTCAACTGGGACCCGACCAAGCTTCCGACCGCGGTCAGCTGA
- the obgE gene encoding GTPase ObgE: protein MSQFVDECQLNVKGGDGGAGCISFRREGPVVMGGPNGGDGGDGGDIWLVADHNVASLLAFRDHPHRKAERGVHGKGKDMHGRRGESLEIKVPIGTKCSDLYTGEVLAELNNQGDRWLAAAGGRGGRGNAKFLSNKRRAPSFAEQGEHGEERWLKLELRLMADVALVGFPNVGKSTLISVISAAKPKIANYPFTTLEPNLGVVSIDDNTEFVVADIPGLIEGASEGKGLGHQFLRHVERARVLCLMVDLAPTDGVWPQDQVATLLDELGSYQPDLLDRPRLVVGTKADMVQPDDLEILEWTGDTVSAITGQGVRELVGKMAALVHDARQEVEHEDGLIVIRPEASGAIVERLDDNEFRLVGRDVERAVALNDVTTPEALAYIDYRLERLGVPKMLNRAGAREGDIIWIGEFSFEYVPLV from the coding sequence ATGTCGCAGTTCGTTGACGAATGCCAATTGAACGTCAAGGGCGGCGATGGTGGCGCGGGCTGCATCAGCTTCCGGCGTGAAGGCCCCGTCGTGATGGGCGGTCCGAACGGCGGCGACGGTGGCGACGGTGGCGACATCTGGCTCGTCGCCGACCACAACGTCGCGTCGCTCCTGGCCTTCCGTGACCATCCGCATCGCAAAGCCGAGCGCGGCGTGCACGGCAAGGGCAAAGACATGCACGGCCGCCGCGGCGAGTCGCTCGAGATCAAGGTGCCGATCGGCACCAAGTGCAGCGATCTGTACACCGGCGAGGTGCTCGCCGAACTGAACAACCAGGGCGACCGGTGGCTCGCGGCAGCGGGCGGGCGCGGTGGACGTGGCAATGCGAAGTTCCTGTCGAACAAGCGCCGCGCCCCGAGCTTCGCCGAGCAGGGCGAACACGGCGAAGAGCGTTGGCTCAAGCTCGAACTGCGCCTCATGGCCGACGTCGCACTCGTCGGGTTCCCCAACGTGGGCAAGTCGACGCTGATCAGCGTCATCTCCGCGGCGAAACCGAAGATCGCGAACTACCCGTTCACCACGCTCGAACCGAACCTCGGGGTCGTCAGCATCGACGACAACACCGAGTTCGTCGTCGCCGACATCCCGGGCCTCATCGAAGGTGCCAGCGAAGGCAAGGGGCTCGGCCACCAGTTCCTGCGCCACGTCGAACGGGCCCGCGTCCTGTGCCTCATGGTCGATCTCGCCCCGACCGACGGGGTGTGGCCCCAAGATCAGGTGGCCACGCTGCTCGACGAACTCGGCAGCTACCAACCCGACCTCCTCGACCGACCGCGCCTCGTCGTCGGCACGAAGGCCGACATGGTGCAGCCCGACGACCTCGAGATCCTCGAGTGGACCGGCGACACCGTCTCGGCCATCACCGGCCAGGGGGTGCGGGAGTTGGTCGGCAAGATGGCAGCGCTCGTCCACGACGCCCGCCAGGAGGTCGAACACGAAGACGGCCTCATCGTCATCCGGCCCGAAGCGAGCGGGGCGATCGTCGAGCGCCTCGACGACAACGAGTTCCGCCTCGTCGGCCGAGACGTCGAGCGAGCCGTTGCGCTCAACGACGTCACCACCCCCGAGGCGCTCGCCTACATCGACTACCGCCTCGAACGACTCGGTGTGCCCAAGATGCTCAACCGAGCCGGCGCACGCGAAGGCGACATCATCTGGATCGGCGAGTTCAGCTTCGAGTACGTCCCGCTCGTCTGA
- the proB gene encoding glutamate 5-kinase, with the protein MRIVAKIGTASITTDAGVIDTAAIARLADEVAALKAGGHDVIVVSSGAVAAGLAVLDMTQRPSDIQTVQAVSAVGQSRLVEAYNIEFARHSLIGAQLLVDSMDFVERTQYLHLRTTIDRLLDLGCVPIVNENDAIANDELRYGDNDRIAAMIANSVNADVLVLLTDMDGVFTADPRTDSTATLIPFIRADDPLLSISADSGGSGRGSGGMASKLTAARMASWSGVRCVIARAARRGVLQGAVSDELVGTTFAPHERTLSARKLWIAFAAEVAGVVQVDEGARQALIDRPNSLLPAGVVAATGDFAARDVVDVVSADGEVFARGIASMSAAAVSEFGGRRTADIPEGYNEVVHRDDLVVLSLGLSAARR; encoded by the coding sequence ATGAGAATCGTCGCGAAGATCGGTACGGCGTCGATCACGACCGATGCCGGCGTGATCGACACCGCAGCGATCGCGCGCCTCGCCGACGAGGTCGCCGCGCTGAAGGCCGGCGGGCACGACGTGATCGTCGTGTCGTCGGGTGCAGTCGCTGCCGGACTCGCTGTGCTCGACATGACGCAACGGCCGTCCGACATCCAGACGGTGCAGGCGGTGTCGGCGGTCGGTCAGAGCCGTCTGGTCGAGGCGTACAACATCGAGTTCGCCCGACACTCGCTCATCGGCGCCCAACTGCTCGTCGACTCGATGGACTTCGTCGAGCGCACGCAGTACCTGCACCTGCGCACCACGATCGACCGGTTGCTCGATCTCGGCTGCGTGCCGATCGTCAACGAGAACGACGCCATCGCCAACGACGAACTCCGCTACGGCGACAACGACCGGATCGCGGCGATGATCGCGAACAGCGTCAACGCCGACGTGCTGGTGTTGCTCACCGACATGGACGGTGTGTTCACCGCTGATCCCCGAACCGACTCGACGGCGACGCTCATCCCCTTCATCCGAGCCGACGACCCGTTGCTGTCGATCTCGGCCGACTCGGGTGGCAGCGGACGGGGGAGTGGCGGCATGGCGAGCAAGCTCACCGCTGCTCGCATGGCCTCGTGGTCGGGCGTGCGGTGCGTGATCGCCCGAGCCGCCCGGCGTGGCGTGCTGCAAGGTGCGGTGTCGGACGAGCTCGTCGGCACCACGTTCGCTCCGCACGAACGCACGCTGTCGGCTCGCAAGCTCTGGATCGCGTTCGCCGCCGAAGTGGCCGGCGTGGTGCAGGTCGACGAGGGTGCTCGTCAGGCGTTGATCGATCGGCCCAACAGCTTGCTGCCCGCGGGCGTGGTGGCAGCGACCGGAGACTTCGCCGCACGCGACGTGGTCGACGTGGTGAGTGCCGACGGAGAAGTGTTCGCTCGGGGCATCGCGTCGATGTCGGCCGCCGCCGTCAGCGAGTTCGGTGGTCGCCGCACGGCCGACATCCCCGAGGGCTACAACGAGGTCGTCCATCGTGACGACCTCGTCGTGCTCTCACTCGGTCTGAGCGCCGCACGGCGCTGA
- a CDS encoding PspA/IM30 family protein, with the protein MFKYLKKRWNYLLAKLTGRFEENADPKVQLEQAISQAKNQHVTLKDQAANVIANQKQAEIRLNKKMEELEKLNGNARQALIMASDAQKAGNAEKATQYTQAAETIADKLISLEADVESLKSLVLESTQASDQAKAAVQQNSRLLQEKIAEKSKLLSQLDQANMQEEMNKAMSALTETVGEDVPTFNEVQEKIEARYAKAKAKSELSEVTVESRVLEIEQATANVAAQSRLSELRAELGLDSATAEVTAESSEAQAQPSEG; encoded by the coding sequence ATGTTCAAGTACCTGAAGAAGCGTTGGAACTACCTGCTGGCGAAGCTCACAGGCCGATTCGAAGAGAACGCCGACCCGAAGGTGCAGCTCGAACAGGCGATCAGCCAGGCCAAGAACCAGCACGTCACCCTCAAAGACCAGGCCGCAAACGTCATCGCCAACCAGAAGCAGGCCGAGATCCGTCTCAACAAGAAGATGGAAGAGCTCGAGAAGCTCAACGGCAACGCCCGCCAGGCCCTCATCATGGCCAGCGACGCGCAGAAGGCCGGCAACGCCGAGAAGGCCACGCAGTACACGCAGGCCGCCGAGACCATCGCCGACAAGCTGATCTCACTCGAAGCCGACGTCGAGAGCCTGAAGTCGCTCGTGCTCGAGTCGACCCAGGCGTCCGACCAGGCCAAGGCCGCGGTCCAGCAGAACTCCCGCCTCCTCCAGGAGAAGATCGCCGAGAAGTCGAAGCTGCTGAGCCAGCTCGATCAGGCGAACATGCAGGAAGAGATGAACAAGGCGATGTCGGCGCTCACCGAGACGGTCGGCGAAGACGTGCCGACGTTCAACGAGGTGCAGGAGAAGATCGAGGCTCGTTACGCGAAGGCCAAGGCGAAGTCCGAGCTCAGCGAGGTCACCGTCGAGAGCCGCGTGCTCGAGATCGAGCAGGCCACGGCCAACGTGGCAGCGCAGAGCCGCCTGTCGGAGCTCCGTGCCGAACTCGGCCTCGATTCGGCGACCGCCGAGGTCACCGCCGAGTCGAGCGAAGCTCAGGCTCAGCCGTCAGAAGGCTGA
- the murJ gene encoding murein biosynthesis integral membrane protein MurJ — protein MSGLLKSNLVVAAGTALSRITGLLRVTALAAVLGDGALADAYILANESPNIVYELLVGGVLSATLVPLFTSFDANDDDESRNVVVTTSVALITLVTLIAVAAAPLVFGVFSVDVADNVDANLFRTVGTTLVRIFLIQILFYGLTGLANAYLNSRRQFFAAAWSPIVPNLIIIATLLSLPSPGEGGWQLTDVLDDTRLRLTLGFGATVGIAAMALILLPAARSAGLRPKFVWNLKHPAVRKLLSLSFWTLGFVTANIVALTVIRNLTEPGSSNAFAYFIGFTFFMLPHGLLGVSIATTFQPEMARAVARADKTAFISSASLGVRMTALLTIPAGVGLFVLRQPLIGLAVQNGEFGAEGSIASSRALAGFALGLGAFSVYMFVLRTFYAHQDTKTAFKVNLVENVINIVLAIVLVGSYGVLGLGASFAIAYGLSGLWVLQILSYKVPGFSVGEVLASIWKMIVAAAIMGESVWFITRNVGGNVGIDAVVRLGVGTIVGVVVYGVLLFAMEATELDALRRRFPRRSIPAKE, from the coding sequence ATGAGCGGTCTCCTCAAGAGCAACCTGGTCGTTGCCGCCGGCACCGCGCTGTCGCGGATCACCGGGCTGCTGCGCGTCACCGCCCTCGCCGCCGTGCTGGGTGACGGTGCGTTGGCCGACGCCTACATCCTCGCCAACGAGTCACCGAACATCGTGTACGAACTGCTGGTCGGCGGAGTGCTGTCGGCGACGCTCGTCCCGCTGTTCACCTCGTTCGACGCGAACGACGACGACGAGTCCCGCAACGTCGTGGTCACCACCTCGGTGGCGCTGATCACCTTGGTCACGCTCATCGCCGTCGCCGCCGCTCCGCTCGTGTTCGGCGTGTTCTCGGTCGATGTGGCCGACAACGTCGACGCCAACCTGTTCCGCACCGTCGGCACGACCCTCGTCCGCATCTTCCTGATCCAGATCCTGTTCTACGGGCTCACCGGCCTGGCGAACGCGTATCTCAACAGCCGCCGACAGTTCTTCGCCGCGGCCTGGAGCCCGATCGTTCCCAACCTGATCATCATCGCGACGCTGCTCTCGCTGCCGTCGCCGGGTGAAGGCGGCTGGCAGCTCACCGACGTGCTCGACGACACGCGGCTCCGGCTCACGCTCGGCTTCGGCGCCACCGTCGGCATCGCCGCGATGGCCCTGATCCTGCTCCCCGCGGCCCGATCGGCCGGCCTCCGCCCGAAGTTCGTGTGGAACCTCAAGCACCCGGCGGTCAGGAAACTGCTCTCGCTGTCGTTCTGGACCCTCGGATTCGTCACCGCCAACATCGTGGCCCTGACGGTCATCCGCAACCTGACCGAACCCGGCTCGTCGAACGCCTTCGCCTACTTCATCGGCTTCACGTTCTTCATGCTCCCCCACGGGCTCCTCGGCGTGTCGATCGCCACGACCTTCCAGCCCGAGATGGCCCGAGCGGTCGCTCGAGCAGACAAGACCGCGTTCATCAGTTCGGCCTCCCTGGGTGTGCGAATGACCGCGTTGCTCACCATTCCGGCGGGCGTCGGGCTGTTCGTCCTCCGACAACCGCTGATCGGTCTCGCCGTGCAGAACGGCGAGTTCGGCGCAGAAGGCTCGATCGCGTCGTCCCGGGCGCTCGCCGGGTTCGCGCTCGGCCTCGGTGCGTTCTCGGTCTACATGTTCGTGCTCCGCACGTTCTACGCCCACCAGGACACCAAGACGGCGTTCAAGGTCAACCTCGTCGAGAACGTCATCAACATCGTGCTGGCGATCGTGCTCGTCGGCTCCTACGGCGTGCTGGGCCTCGGTGCCTCGTTCGCGATCGCCTACGGGCTGTCGGGTCTGTGGGTGTTGCAGATCCTGAGCTACAAGGTCCCCGGGTTCTCGGTCGGCGAGGTGTTGGCGAGCATCTGGAAGATGATCGTGGCCGCCGCGATCATGGGTGAATCGGTCTGGTTCATCACCCGCAACGTCGGCGGCAACGTCGGCATCGACGCCGTCGTCAGGCTCGGCGTCGGCACGATCGTCGGCGTCGTGGTCTACGGCGTGCTCCTCTTCGCCATGGAAGCGACCGAACTCGATGCACTGCGCCGCCGCTTTCCGAGGCGAAGCATCCCGGCGAAAGAGTAA
- a CDS encoding AAA family ATPase: protein MSFRDRFYTKQTAQVILSWRIAVGIGVAVALVVGGLAWPLGIVGGLVVYAGLVAVGMPKPQARPKIDPFTVGEPWRQFVQGAQRSAARLHDTISTAREGPLRDRMDAVAQKLQHGLDETFEIARRGDEIDAAVTRLDPTALRSKLATLQQQRASIPDEQVDAAIASVEAQLATTDRLKAQSAQTASTLRLTQTRLDELVARAAEVSIGAADTDTYEHDVDDLVVELEGLRLAVEETNRP from the coding sequence ATGTCGTTTCGGGACCGCTTCTACACCAAGCAGACCGCGCAGGTGATCCTGTCGTGGCGGATCGCCGTCGGAATCGGCGTTGCCGTGGCACTCGTCGTCGGCGGGCTCGCCTGGCCGCTCGGCATCGTCGGCGGCCTCGTCGTCTATGCCGGACTCGTCGCCGTCGGCATGCCGAAGCCGCAGGCTCGACCCAAGATCGACCCGTTCACCGTCGGTGAACCGTGGCGCCAGTTCGTGCAAGGCGCCCAGCGTTCGGCCGCTCGGCTCCACGACACGATCTCCACGGCTCGCGAGGGTCCGCTGCGCGACCGAATGGACGCCGTGGCCCAGAAGCTCCAACACGGTCTCGACGAGACCTTCGAGATCGCGCGACGCGGCGACGAGATCGATGCCGCCGTCACGCGCCTCGACCCGACGGCGCTCCGCTCCAAGCTCGCCACACTCCAACAGCAGCGGGCGTCGATCCCCGACGAGCAGGTCGACGCCGCCATCGCCTCCGTCGAAGCGCAACTGGCCACCACCGACCGACTCAAGGCGCAGTCGGCCCAGACGGCGAGCACGCTGCGCCTCACACAGACCCGTCTCGACGAACTCGTCGCCCGCGCCGCCGAAGTGAGCATCGGAGCCGCCGACACCGACACGTACGAACACGACGTCGACGACCTGGTGGTGGAACTCGAAGGTCTTCGACTCGCCGTCGAGGAGACGAACCGTCCGTGA